In one window of Paenarthrobacter nicotinovorans DNA:
- a CDS encoding alpha/beta hydrolase, translating to MTQPWGPDILGEGFEQQTLKLDGDAVATLVRYVGSGPQWLDAPEGVGLDADVLYVHGWSDYFFQRHLAEFWQRAGARFYALDLHNYGRSLRPGLVPGFVTNLTDYDADIAAALDAMGRSGAPGEDRPLILLGHSTGGLTLSLWAHRHPGMASALVLNSPWLEFQATELGRRAIAPLVGLHARLHPLAPLPPVDPGIYTRAVSAALDGEWDYNLDWRPDRGFPITPAFLDAVFRGQATVAAGLGIDTPVLVLLSDKSYLQPKWSADALTADVALNVDAVAHRALSLADTVTVSRLPNAFHDIFLSPEPIRREAFERIGRWLPMALQPADAMEWEARTAGL from the coding sequence ATGACGCAGCCGTGGGGACCGGACATTCTTGGCGAAGGTTTTGAACAGCAAACGCTGAAGCTCGACGGCGACGCTGTCGCCACCTTGGTGCGTTACGTCGGTTCCGGTCCGCAATGGCTCGATGCTCCGGAGGGCGTTGGCCTCGACGCAGACGTCCTCTACGTTCATGGCTGGTCCGACTACTTCTTCCAACGCCACCTCGCCGAATTCTGGCAGCGGGCCGGGGCGCGCTTCTACGCCCTGGACCTGCATAACTACGGCCGCAGCCTGCGGCCTGGACTGGTACCGGGGTTCGTCACCAACCTCACGGATTACGACGCCGACATCGCGGCCGCCTTGGACGCCATGGGGCGTTCAGGTGCGCCGGGTGAAGACCGTCCACTCATCCTGCTGGGACACTCCACCGGCGGGCTGACACTAAGCCTCTGGGCGCACCGCCATCCCGGTATGGCCTCGGCACTGGTCCTCAACAGCCCGTGGCTGGAGTTCCAGGCCACCGAACTTGGCCGCCGCGCGATTGCGCCGCTTGTGGGTCTGCATGCCCGGCTCCACCCGCTGGCGCCGCTGCCGCCCGTGGATCCGGGAATTTACACGCGTGCAGTCTCAGCAGCCCTCGACGGCGAATGGGACTACAACCTCGACTGGCGCCCCGACCGGGGATTCCCCATCACGCCGGCATTCCTGGACGCTGTATTCCGCGGCCAGGCAACAGTCGCCGCAGGTCTGGGCATCGACACACCCGTGCTCGTGTTGCTCTCCGACAAGAGCTACCTGCAACCGAAGTGGTCCGCAGATGCGCTCACTGCGGACGTGGCACTGAACGTGGACGCCGTGGCCCACCGTGCCCTGTCCCTGGCGGACACAGTCACAGTGAGCCGGCTGCCCAACGCCTTCCACGACATCTTCCTCTCCCCGGAACCCATCCGCAGGGAAGCGTTTGAGCGCATCGGCCGCTGGCTGCCCATGGCCCTGCAACCGGCCGACGCCATGGAGTGGGAAGCCAGGACAGCGGGCTTGTAG
- a CDS encoding DUF1622 domain-containing protein, translating into MDFQHIIEAVGRYMDAAGVAVMVVGALVSIPMALRGYQPERARGLAPFTPYRAYRQLLGRSILLGLELLVAADIIRTVAVTPTFESVGVLAIIVLIRTFLSFSLELEITGRWPWQKEKSPDATVPLRSDA; encoded by the coding sequence ATGGATTTCCAGCACATCATCGAGGCCGTTGGCAGGTACATGGATGCTGCGGGGGTGGCCGTCATGGTGGTTGGAGCTTTGGTTTCCATCCCCATGGCCCTGCGCGGCTACCAGCCGGAACGGGCCAGGGGCTTGGCGCCATTCACCCCGTACCGGGCCTACCGGCAGTTGCTGGGCCGCTCCATCCTGTTGGGCCTTGAGCTCCTGGTGGCGGCGGACATCATCCGTACCGTCGCGGTGACGCCAACTTTCGAGAGTGTCGGCGTCCTGGCGATCATCGTGCTCATCCGGACTTTCCTCAGCTTTTCGCTCGAGCTGGAAATAACCGGCCGCTGGCCGTGGCAGAAGGAAAAAAGCCCGGACGCCACCGTGCCGCTACGATCGGATGCATGA
- a CDS encoding MSMEG_6728 family protein, whose product MQTFLPFADFRQSAAALDTSRLGKQRVEALQVLRALVIPEYGWQSHPAVRMWMGHVPALTMYGLAMADEWMERGHPDNTRTNIAEFAPQAAHPDYASRIIMPPWLGHEDLHLSHRSKLISKDPKHYTQIFPGTEEKLEYVWPEPKHEFHPEDPEEDSLWILRSNVEDLRPEELTTVSMPPHGKARSAAPADPDEYQFVYAEEKSRRQVKGPKKRPVKQLEKKPTRKRQAQEQAFNTLPGKTELAVPFDGGQTFAVGLIHGRPITVNGRFARNFEVTSVINRSDFDYPALLQDPRVFFPVPAPAQ is encoded by the coding sequence ATGCAGACTTTCCTCCCTTTCGCCGATTTCCGTCAGAGCGCTGCGGCACTCGACACGTCAAGGCTCGGCAAACAGCGCGTCGAAGCACTCCAGGTCCTCCGCGCGTTGGTGATCCCGGAGTACGGTTGGCAGTCCCACCCGGCGGTCCGCATGTGGATGGGCCACGTTCCGGCGCTCACCATGTATGGCCTGGCCATGGCCGACGAATGGATGGAACGCGGCCACCCGGACAACACCCGCACCAACATCGCGGAGTTCGCACCGCAGGCCGCCCACCCGGACTACGCGTCCAGGATCATCATGCCGCCGTGGCTGGGACACGAGGACCTGCACCTCAGCCACCGTTCAAAACTGATCAGCAAGGACCCCAAGCACTACACGCAGATCTTCCCGGGTACCGAGGAGAAGCTGGAATACGTGTGGCCGGAGCCCAAGCATGAGTTCCACCCGGAAGATCCCGAAGAGGACAGCCTGTGGATCCTGCGCTCCAACGTTGAGGACCTTCGTCCCGAAGAGCTCACCACCGTCAGCATGCCTCCGCATGGCAAGGCCCGTTCCGCGGCGCCGGCGGACCCTGACGAGTACCAGTTCGTCTATGCCGAGGAAAAGTCGCGGCGGCAGGTGAAGGGCCCCAAAAAGCGCCCGGTGAAGCAGCTTGAGAAGAAGCCCACGCGCAAGCGCCAGGCCCAGGAGCAGGCCTTCAACACCCTGCCCGGCAAGACCGAACTGGCCGTCCCGTTCGACGGCGGCCAGACCTTCGCCGTCGGCCTAATCCATGGGCGCCCCATCACCGTGAACGGCCGCTTCGCACGCAACTTCGAGGTCACCAGCGTGATCAACCGCTCCGACTTCGACTACCCGGCGCTGTTGCAGGATCCCCGGGTGTTCTTCCCGGTCCCCGCACCCGCGCAGTAG